The Pedobacter africanus genome has a window encoding:
- a CDS encoding alpha/beta hydrolase family esterase, with protein MKIYFSMLLLSLLFLASCVEDKSSYLVQEKKEVKIDGYEVEGEQPGETEGILLPGLHQIKLKLTTNGLESDRRFTYFMPVSINKSKPISLIFNFHGSYNAGVDPLQGISMNHPLSQLAIKENCIVVFPAGEDTGSAVNWQNSAYHLPFVDAMVDYFKTHTPVADVNRIYTCGHSSGAIFSFVLASMRSEVFAAAVPVSGQMKLSASDVPSRAVPIRAFNGVTDATVVYSAALENIKAWANTIGGYFVSDAMNSDTLKIDNYKSYLTTKWGGGKTDIEFYSIVDEGHGVNWFYIMPLMWEFMNSHPKNRVSTGLYLSSQLKRFDAQEGQTFSSEIRHTEGATVSVVSAPSDWTVTYSNKILTVKAPNDFFGSTTINRKGNIKLKVERNGTSAEITLPYTLSAPKTYYEVGDVVYDAAYQPTGIVFWVNPANIKEAKIIALENVTRKFGPVGTTFFTPDYNDGYGNTLALVARNKTLNLGLTAATSAFMYAYEYKASAGTTTGWYLPAVDELKLADANLAIVNAALAKYGTVLETANSASSYHMSSTVVSQSGKKFYTYDYHTNPSFHGYYVVAERSDDTAFISTRPVKKVTKP; from the coding sequence ATGAAAATATATTTTTCAATGCTATTGCTGTCGCTTCTTTTCCTCGCTTCCTGCGTAGAGGACAAGAGCAGCTACCTTGTACAAGAGAAGAAAGAGGTAAAGATAGATGGTTATGAAGTTGAAGGGGAACAACCTGGAGAGACCGAAGGCATATTATTGCCCGGGCTGCACCAGATCAAGTTAAAACTTACCACTAATGGCCTAGAATCAGATAGAAGGTTTACGTATTTTATGCCTGTTTCTATCAATAAATCGAAACCTATTTCTTTGATTTTTAACTTTCATGGGAGCTATAATGCAGGGGTAGACCCTTTGCAAGGCATCTCAATGAATCATCCGCTTTCGCAACTGGCGATCAAAGAAAACTGTATCGTTGTCTTCCCGGCAGGAGAGGATACAGGTTCGGCTGTGAACTGGCAGAATTCAGCTTATCATTTACCGTTTGTAGATGCCATGGTCGATTATTTCAAAACACATACACCTGTAGCCGACGTAAACAGGATCTATACCTGTGGCCATTCCAGCGGGGCTATCTTTTCCTTTGTCCTGGCTTCTATGCGTTCTGAAGTATTTGCAGCCGCAGTGCCGGTTTCCGGACAGATGAAGTTGTCTGCTTCAGATGTTCCGTCCAGAGCAGTACCGATCAGGGCTTTTAATGGCGTCACAGATGCTACGGTTGTATATTCTGCAGCTTTGGAAAATATAAAAGCCTGGGCGAATACCATTGGCGGGTATTTCGTTTCGGACGCGATGAACAGTGATACCTTAAAGATCGATAACTATAAATCCTATCTGACCACAAAATGGGGAGGCGGCAAAACCGATATTGAATTCTATTCCATCGTAGATGAGGGACATGGTGTAAATTGGTTTTATATCATGCCTTTGATGTGGGAGTTTATGAACAGCCATCCCAAAAATAGGGTTTCAACAGGTTTGTATTTATCATCGCAGCTCAAAAGATTTGATGCCCAGGAAGGCCAGACTTTTAGTTCGGAGATCCGGCATACTGAAGGCGCTACGGTAAGCGTGGTCTCCGCACCTTCAGATTGGACAGTGACCTATAGTAATAAAATCCTCACTGTAAAAGCACCCAATGATTTTTTCGGATCCACCACCATCAACAGAAAAGGGAATATTAAATTAAAAGTAGAACGAAACGGTACTTCTGCTGAAATTACCCTTCCTTATACGCTGAGTGCACCTAAAACCTATTATGAAGTAGGAGATGTGGTTTACGATGCTGCCTATCAGCCAACTGGTATTGTGTTCTGGGTAAACCCAGCCAACATTAAAGAAGCAAAAATCATTGCTTTGGAAAATGTGACCAGGAAATTCGGCCCTGTTGGTACTACTTTCTTTACGCCTGATTATAATGATGGTTATGGAAATACCCTTGCTTTGGTAGCACGGAATAAAACGCTCAATCTGGGGCTTACAGCAGCTACCAGTGCATTTATGTATGCCTACGAGTATAAAGCAAGCGCGGGCACAACCACGGGCTGGTATTTGCCAGCTGTAGATGAATTGAAGCTGGCGGATGCAAACCTGGCAATTGTGAATGCAGCTTTAGCTAAATACGGTACCGTGTTGGAAACAGCAAATTCAGCCAGTTCCTACCATATGTCTTCCACTGTAGTAAGCCAAAGTGGTAAAAAGTTTTATACCTACGATTACCATACCAATCCGAGTTTTCATGGCTATTATGTAGTGGCAGAGCGATCGGATGACACGGCTTTTATTTCGACAAGACCAGTTAAAAAAGTAACTAAACCCTAA
- a CDS encoding PKD-like family lipoprotein, with protein sequence MKRCNIILLVLAVFFLSACSKDLGTDQADYRDINEVTIEGIDKNYARDMDDSLKIEPKVTGTIYSDTSKFNYSWDISNTIVSTSLNLKIRVDMVPGNKISRFIVEDKVTKVKKYFRFDLNVSSSTAGNLIMVLSKSNGKAELSYLRLDKTANWAINYYESRFGSPLGINPERLDMLMVEPTGTALAAIEPFANRYGRVMVLADNKIALIDKGSLERNVVPYLEGTAFTGTASYPPPNIEGYKPEFMAQGIALWRNNPYGSNFHQNVEFQLISGGALYFATLAPPPFSSSFAYNRKSVYGQTGYFSAFGYYDTMLPTPNGTLFQHGYTLGNFIVFDRVFGRFAYSSYGTSYNIPTTDVKAFPGHELVYGSATSQSGTSFAVLKTSANALRFLLLGKVGNKYSLSGEVAGGVASDKSKFYNLKTSPYLFFTSGNKLYKYNILDITSNSVPNESHAVLSLTSLGYSADAVITSMTVSRTEKSLILGVSRYGTDTNGNGQENKGDVLVFSLDKAGLGLTLKEKYVGVSGIPVDVKIKYQTHWRDGKANGGVIELDNI encoded by the coding sequence ATGAAAAGATGCAATATAATACTACTGGTTCTTGCCGTATTTTTCCTGAGCGCTTGTTCCAAAGATCTGGGAACTGACCAGGCGGATTATCGGGATATAAATGAAGTCACAATTGAAGGAATCGATAAGAATTACGCACGCGATATGGACGATAGCTTAAAAATCGAGCCTAAAGTTACCGGTACAATATACAGTGATACCAGCAAGTTCAATTATAGCTGGGATATTAGTAATACGATCGTTTCCACCAGTTTAAATTTGAAGATCCGGGTAGATATGGTACCTGGTAATAAGATTTCCCGATTTATTGTGGAAGATAAAGTAACAAAGGTTAAAAAGTATTTCAGATTTGACCTGAATGTTTCCTCGTCTACCGCCGGGAACCTGATTATGGTATTGAGTAAGTCCAATGGAAAGGCCGAACTGTCCTATCTTCGTTTGGATAAAACAGCCAATTGGGCCATCAATTACTATGAATCCCGGTTCGGAAGTCCTCTGGGTATAAATCCTGAGCGACTGGATATGTTGATGGTGGAGCCAACAGGTACCGCGCTGGCTGCAATTGAGCCTTTTGCGAACAGGTACGGACGGGTGATGGTTTTGGCAGATAATAAAATAGCCCTGATTGATAAGGGCAGCCTGGAACGTAATGTTGTCCCGTACCTGGAAGGTACCGCCTTTACAGGAACAGCATCCTATCCGCCTCCTAATATTGAAGGCTACAAGCCTGAATTTATGGCCCAGGGCATTGCGCTTTGGAGAAACAATCCTTATGGAAGTAACTTTCACCAAAATGTCGAATTTCAGCTGATCTCAGGTGGTGCACTTTACTTCGCTACTTTAGCACCCCCTCCATTCAGCAGCTCCTTTGCTTACAACCGTAAAAGCGTGTACGGGCAGACGGGTTATTTTTCTGCTTTTGGTTATTATGATACCATGCTTCCTACCCCCAACGGAACCCTTTTCCAACATGGTTATACTTTAGGTAATTTTATAGTGTTTGACAGGGTGTTTGGCCGCTTTGCCTATTCCAGTTACGGCACCAGCTATAATATCCCAACCACAGATGTAAAAGCTTTTCCGGGGCATGAATTGGTTTATGGATCCGCTACCAGTCAGTCCGGAACTTCTTTTGCAGTATTAAAGACTTCGGCTAATGCACTTCGTTTTTTACTATTGGGTAAAGTAGGGAATAAGTATTCACTTAGCGGTGAAGTCGCTGGCGGAGTGGCCAGCGATAAGAGCAAATTCTACAACCTGAAAACTTCTCCCTATCTGTTTTTTACATCCGGGAATAAATTGTACAAATACAATATACTGGATATCACTTCCAATAGCGTGCCTAATGAAAGTCATGCCGTACTGTCTTTAACGTCCTTGGGCTATTCTGCTGATGCGGTAATTACCAGTATGACCGTTTCCAGGACTGAAAAAAGTTTAATTCTTGGCGTTTCCCGATATGGGACAGATACCAACGGCAATGGCCAGGAGAATAAAGGAGATGTGCTGGTGTTTAGTTTGGACAAAGCAGGGCTGGGATTGACATTAAAGGAAAAGTATGTGGGCGTATCCGGAATACCTGTTGATGTTAAAATCAAATATCAAACCCATTGGAGAGATGGTAAAGCCAATGGCGGAGTGATAGAACTGGACAATATTTAA
- a CDS encoding thioredoxin family protein translates to MRKLSLLLLILIAFKVNAQEGIKFNQTGNWKETIEAAAKTGKLIFVDCYTDWCGPCKWMDQNAFTDAKVAAFYNKNFINAKIDMEKGEGIALRKKYSVQSFPTFLFINGNGEVVHRTGSRMPIEEFLEEGKKAADPKKNLSYLNKKYEEGVRDLPFLLDYYLVLNKSDRSNADKIGRDIVSAISAAELNTELGWKVIRTLARNENDKLGAHFMANENAYNKWSTAEERDQLKDRLVTYTIYGLMRGSNEQAFMDKLAYFKKSDKIDRRRQGVMLEADYYLGAGRTDDYVKLTSSALTNELKDEAEKLSFLARRASGGKNPNEQVSPAIMQQAYLMAKRAVELEPEEYSIQSTFAWVCLGMKKKPEALTAAKKSRALADAETSKIQKLAQELLDKVEAL, encoded by the coding sequence ATGAGAAAATTAAGTTTATTGCTATTGATCCTTATTGCATTTAAAGTAAATGCACAGGAAGGAATCAAATTTAACCAAACCGGCAACTGGAAAGAAACCATCGAAGCCGCTGCAAAAACAGGCAAACTGATATTTGTAGATTGTTATACGGATTGGTGCGGGCCATGTAAATGGATGGACCAGAATGCATTTACAGATGCAAAGGTTGCAGCATTCTACAACAAAAATTTTATCAATGCCAAAATTGATATGGAAAAAGGCGAAGGGATAGCGTTGCGTAAAAAGTACAGCGTGCAATCATTCCCTACCTTTTTGTTTATCAACGGTAATGGAGAAGTTGTACACAGAACCGGATCAAGGATGCCTATTGAAGAGTTTCTGGAGGAAGGGAAAAAGGCTGCTGACCCGAAGAAGAACCTTTCTTACCTAAATAAAAAATATGAAGAGGGGGTACGTGATCTGCCATTTTTGTTGGATTATTACCTGGTATTAAATAAATCGGACAGATCAAATGCTGATAAGATAGGCAGGGATATCGTTAGCGCGATCTCTGCAGCCGAATTAAATACCGAGCTGGGTTGGAAAGTGATCAGGACTTTAGCAAGAAATGAAAACGATAAGTTAGGGGCCCATTTTATGGCGAATGAAAATGCTTACAACAAATGGAGTACAGCCGAAGAACGTGATCAGCTGAAAGACCGTTTGGTTACTTACACCATTTACGGTTTAATGCGGGGCAGCAATGAGCAGGCTTTTATGGACAAGCTGGCCTATTTCAAGAAATCGGATAAAATTGACCGCAGAAGACAAGGCGTAATGCTGGAGGCCGATTATTACCTGGGTGCCGGAAGAACGGATGACTATGTAAAGTTAACCAGCTCTGCTTTAACAAATGAGCTAAAGGACGAAGCAGAAAAACTGAGCTTCCTGGCCAGAAGGGCGTCGGGAGGGAAAAACCCGAATGAGCAGGTTTCGCCGGCAATTATGCAACAGGCTTATCTGATGGCAAAAAGAGCTGTTGAGCTTGAACCGGAAGAATACAGTATCCAGTCTACTTTTGCCTGGGTATGTCTGGGCATGAAAAAGAAACCGGAAGCTTTGACAGCGGCAAAAAAATCACGTGCACTGGCCGATGCCGAGACTTCTAAAATCCAAAAACTTGCCCAGGAACTGCTGGATAAAGTGGAGGCACTATAA
- a CDS encoding DUF4843 domain-containing protein, translating into MMKDIFKLKSMLVFLVILTSCNQDIDNFYDEKARIQFKYFNEVTGSDKVTRRTYSDRITYSFGMKDETVERDTARIVVEFLGNVSNLDRNYQVRIVADSTTAVEGLHYEPISATQIFRAGRMKDTLKIVVKRKALSSSFSNPEDKRLMLEMVPTADFNLGMKDGLRTKLYINNYLSEPIWWKDPGRSTLQFYHPKKWKILISFNQKFSDPQKCEFDYNNQGRSYFQGLASYLSVVPTFDDETGGRIYIDRIVPKP; encoded by the coding sequence ATGATGAAAGATATATTTAAGTTAAAATCAATGTTGGTGTTCCTGGTAATACTCACTTCCTGTAACCAGGATATTGATAATTTTTATGATGAAAAAGCCAGGATTCAGTTTAAATACTTTAATGAGGTCACGGGAAGTGATAAAGTAACCAGACGAACCTATTCTGACAGAATTACCTATTCCTTTGGTATGAAAGATGAAACTGTTGAGCGTGATACTGCAAGAATTGTTGTTGAGTTTTTAGGCAATGTTTCCAACCTGGATCGCAACTATCAGGTGCGGATTGTTGCAGATTCTACCACAGCGGTAGAAGGTTTACATTATGAACCTATTTCGGCCACACAGATTTTTAGAGCGGGCAGAATGAAAGATACCTTGAAGATAGTGGTGAAAAGAAAGGCCCTGAGCAGTAGTTTTTCGAACCCGGAAGATAAACGTTTGATGTTGGAAATGGTTCCTACAGCAGATTTTAATCTGGGTATGAAAGATGGTTTAAGAACTAAACTATACATTAATAATTATTTGTCTGAACCCATTTGGTGGAAAGATCCAGGCCGCAGTACCCTCCAGTTTTACCATCCTAAGAAATGGAAAATCCTGATTTCTTTCAATCAGAAATTCTCTGATCCGCAGAAGTGCGAATTTGATTACAATAACCAGGGCAGGTCCTATTTTCAGGGATTGGCCAGTTACCTGAGCGTTGTTCCCACCTTTGATGATGAAACCGGGGGCCGGATATACATCGACAGAATAGTTCCCAAACCATAA
- a CDS encoding RagB/SusD family nutrient uptake outer membrane protein: MKIKIFMMICLVFLFSSCNKWLDVDLADKVTEEKLFGTPQGYQEALAGVYSTMASPALYGQKLTMEDIDVLAQYYNYDGIAADYEKLKKYDYEDSGSQGRILAIWRGLYAAISGANNIIKWAGSDNKVLDAPTKNQVLGEAYALRAYLHFDLIRMFCPDVKKSPKASGIPYNLQFGVSLPPVYTVEENVQLVVDDLKEAETLLAKDPITLVKPYEMVNKNMADKYVARMNLYGVKALLARVALMRGDKTSAIKYAKEVIDAQRFRLLDFANADKPETEIDMLFSDEHIFSLRNKNLSDYTIGLHYPEVIGNSTRFAYLPFVNISTTYEGNNDDIRYIKWFSTVNGSFVKYNVANKDKFFPKMPMIKLSEMYLILAECYLGKDDQAAQTYINTLRDHRIRNNSHWTYLTMDYIMQEVKREFLGEGQLWYAYKRLNLGIQTSSGIVGMVPPSDKIFVFPMPLKEIETGNRN, from the coding sequence ATGAAAATAAAGATTTTTATGATGATATGCTTGGTTTTCCTGTTCAGCTCCTGCAACAAGTGGCTGGATGTAGATCTGGCAGATAAAGTGACCGAAGAGAAGCTTTTTGGTACCCCTCAGGGTTATCAGGAAGCGCTGGCCGGTGTTTATAGCACAATGGCATCTCCGGCGCTGTATGGGCAGAAGCTGACCATGGAAGATATTGATGTGTTGGCTCAGTACTATAATTACGATGGTATAGCTGCTGATTACGAAAAATTGAAGAAATACGATTACGAAGACTCCGGATCTCAAGGCCGGATTTTGGCCATCTGGAGGGGATTGTATGCAGCCATAAGTGGTGCCAATAATATTATCAAGTGGGCTGGAAGTGACAATAAGGTTCTTGATGCACCAACTAAAAATCAGGTTTTAGGTGAGGCTTATGCTTTGCGTGCTTACCTGCATTTCGATTTAATCCGCATGTTTTGTCCGGACGTAAAAAAATCGCCCAAAGCTTCGGGTATACCCTACAACCTGCAGTTTGGTGTATCACTTCCCCCGGTGTATACCGTGGAAGAAAATGTTCAGCTGGTAGTTGACGACCTCAAAGAAGCCGAAACATTACTGGCTAAAGACCCCATTACATTGGTAAAGCCCTACGAAATGGTGAATAAAAACATGGCCGACAAGTATGTTGCGCGAATGAACCTGTATGGGGTTAAAGCTTTGTTGGCCCGTGTGGCTTTGATGCGTGGCGATAAAACAAGCGCCATTAAATATGCGAAAGAAGTAATTGATGCTCAGCGATTCAGGCTGTTGGATTTTGCAAATGCAGATAAACCCGAAACGGAAATTGATATGCTCTTTTCAGACGAACATATTTTTTCGCTAAGAAATAAAAACCTTTCTGATTATACGATTGGTCTGCACTATCCGGAGGTAATCGGAAACTCTACCCGATTTGCTTATTTACCTTTTGTAAACATTTCAACAACATATGAAGGCAATAATGATGATATCCGCTACATCAAGTGGTTCTCTACGGTGAACGGGAGCTTTGTAAAATACAATGTAGCTAACAAAGATAAATTCTTTCCAAAGATGCCGATGATTAAACTCTCTGAAATGTACTTAATTCTGGCGGAATGTTATTTAGGAAAAGATGATCAGGCCGCACAAACCTATATCAATACATTGAGGGACCACAGGATCCGGAACAATTCTCACTGGACTTACCTGACCATGGATTACATCATGCAGGAGGTTAAAAGAGAGTTTTTAGGCGAAGGACAATTATGGTATGCTTATAAACGACTAAATCTGGGAATCCAGACCAGCAGTGGAATTGTTGGCATGGTACCTCCAAGTGATAAGATTTTTGTCTTCCCGATGCCATTAAAAGAGATTGAAACTGGTAACCGTAATTAA
- a CDS encoding SusC/RagA family TonB-linked outer membrane protein encodes MQLIKYCKALCKQGFLQDQPPGGLTSGKETPYKRFNRTILIMKLTSIFILVAFLHVNASSFSQRVTIKGKNMTLKQVFQEMGEQTGYGFLYNPKLLNPDVRIGLNLKNVPLGEAITECLNGQSLKFSIVDKTVLLSPLYDAVPHLFADKTAPFVVKGRVINEKGEPLVGATVQVKQTKIGTKTAEKGTFELSIPDSTRILEVSYIGYEKQEVLPKRNMLITLQPKAAGLNDVVVTGYFKRTKQSVTGSQVVVQGDELRKVGSLNLMQALNAFDPSIRMAPNLEFGSDPNRVPEITVRGENGFDLRSSADDSRSNPNAPLYLLDGIEVSATRIYDLDMNRIESFVILRDASATSLYGSRGANGVILITTIPPKVGDVRISFNSNTTFSIPDLRDYNLMNSSEKLEYERLAGLFTSRTNSREEQIKLDMDYSDRLAEVARGVNTYWLSKPVTTSINQRYTAFVEGGDRSIRYGVNLNYDKDRGVMKGSGRDRYGINVSLNYYVKPDFLIRNDLTVNGVKGVNSPYGSFSTYARQNPVERIYDRETGMFIRSYEFNNAVNPMVNAALPNTDYNRYTEIQDNFNVDWRINSHFRVTGRASLSKKISKNEQYLSPLSSAFDRDTETNKRGSYTISDRDDLNFDGTVTGAYNNVFWEKVSTNIGLGANVVTTSGIGEGYTATGFLSDNMNFIQYAQQFKENSKPTGYFDKSRMIGVFANANIGYDSRYYLDLSFRTDGSSRFGKESRFAPFWSVGAAWNVDREGWWKSDVTLKLRASTGSTGSVNFSADQAITKYSYNSEYEYNGYYGAQLLGYGNPALKWQNTIQNNIGADLAMFNNFLVWNIDAYIKQTQNLLLPIDVAPSTGFSSYTENLGSMENKGMDMRLRFNVLRGQNNALNWNFTLGAATNTNKIKKLSNALEAMNEEANSKDNVTGPKPLRSYQAGRSQSALMVVESLGIDPMTGYEIYRKLNGDLTFVYDPKDKIIVGDMNPTWMGTFQSNLLYKGLNLYFIFAYEYGAKIYNSTLAQKVEGSDPRFNADRRVLYDRWKQPGDNVLFKKIDDTTPPYQTTRLVQKNDFIRLQTLSLSYDLPKGSLEHLKLERARIMLSTSDLFRFSTVKMERGTSFPYAQTFTVGLNLTF; translated from the coding sequence ATGCAACTTATTAAGTATTGCAAGGCCCTGTGCAAGCAAGGTTTTTTGCAAGACCAGCCCCCTGGTGGACTGACATCTGGAAAAGAGACGCCTTATAAGCGTTTCAATAGAACGATATTGATAATGAAACTCACTTCTATTTTTATACTCGTTGCTTTTTTACACGTAAATGCCAGCTCATTTTCTCAGCGTGTTACCATTAAAGGGAAAAACATGACCCTTAAGCAGGTATTCCAGGAAATGGGAGAACAGACCGGCTATGGTTTTTTGTACAATCCCAAACTGCTCAACCCTGATGTAAGGATTGGGTTAAACCTTAAAAACGTTCCCTTGGGCGAAGCCATTACCGAATGCCTGAACGGACAATCACTAAAATTTTCAATTGTTGACAAGACAGTTTTGCTCAGCCCTTTGTATGATGCGGTACCGCATTTGTTTGCAGATAAAACTGCACCTTTTGTGGTAAAGGGCCGGGTAATCAACGAGAAGGGAGAACCTTTGGTTGGTGCCACGGTTCAGGTTAAACAGACAAAAATCGGAACCAAAACAGCTGAGAAAGGGACGTTTGAATTGAGTATTCCCGACTCCACACGTATACTCGAGGTAAGTTATATCGGTTACGAAAAACAGGAGGTTTTACCGAAAAGGAATATGTTGATTACGCTACAGCCTAAAGCTGCTGGCTTAAATGATGTAGTGGTCACAGGTTATTTCAAGCGAACAAAACAAAGTGTCACGGGCTCTCAGGTGGTAGTGCAGGGTGACGAATTGAGAAAGGTAGGATCTCTGAACCTTATGCAGGCTCTTAATGCATTTGATCCTTCAATCAGAATGGCACCGAATTTAGAATTTGGCTCTGACCCAAACCGCGTACCCGAGATTACGGTCCGTGGTGAAAATGGTTTTGACCTGAGGTCGAGTGCCGACGATTCAAGAAGTAACCCCAACGCGCCATTATACCTGTTAGATGGCATTGAAGTATCGGCAACCCGGATCTATGACCTGGATATGAACCGTATTGAATCTTTCGTGATCCTGAGAGATGCCTCTGCCACCTCATTATACGGGTCCCGCGGTGCCAACGGTGTAATTTTGATCACGACCATTCCACCTAAGGTAGGAGATGTCCGGATTTCTTTCAACTCCAATACCACCTTTTCTATACCGGATCTTCGGGATTATAATCTGATGAATTCCAGCGAAAAATTGGAGTATGAGCGCCTGGCAGGCCTATTTACAAGCCGTACCAATAGCCGTGAGGAACAGATAAAATTAGATATGGATTATAGTGATCGTTTGGCCGAGGTAGCCCGTGGAGTCAATACCTATTGGTTATCAAAACCTGTGACTACAAGTATTAACCAGCGTTACACTGCTTTTGTCGAGGGTGGAGACAGAAGCATCCGGTATGGCGTAAATTTAAACTACGATAAAGATAGAGGGGTAATGAAGGGCTCCGGTCGTGATCGTTACGGAATCAATGTAAGCCTTAACTATTATGTGAAACCTGATTTCCTGATCAGAAATGATTTGACCGTTAATGGTGTAAAAGGTGTCAATTCTCCTTATGGTTCATTTTCTACCTATGCCCGTCAAAATCCGGTTGAACGGATTTATGACCGTGAAACCGGGATGTTTATTCGTTCCTACGAATTCAATAACGCAGTTAACCCAATGGTCAATGCTGCCTTGCCCAATACCGACTACAATCGTTATACTGAGATCCAGGATAACTTTAATGTAGATTGGCGCATCAATTCTCATTTTAGAGTAACAGGCAGAGCTTCTCTAAGCAAAAAGATAAGTAAAAATGAACAATACCTTTCACCGCTTTCTTCCGCATTTGACAGGGATACAGAAACGAATAAAAGAGGCAGTTACACCATTTCTGATCGTGATGATTTGAATTTTGATGGAACTGTTACAGGAGCCTACAATAATGTGTTTTGGGAGAAAGTGTCGACCAATATTGGCTTAGGCGCAAACGTAGTCACTACTTCCGGGATCGGTGAAGGTTATACGGCTACCGGATTTTTGAGTGATAATATGAATTTTATCCAGTACGCACAGCAATTTAAAGAAAATTCAAAACCTACAGGCTATTTTGATAAATCCAGAATGATCGGTGTTTTTGCTAACGCCAATATTGGCTATGATAGCCGTTATTACCTGGATCTTTCCTTCCGTACCGATGGTTCCAGCCGTTTTGGTAAAGAATCACGTTTTGCCCCCTTCTGGTCGGTCGGCGCTGCCTGGAACGTGGATAGGGAAGGCTGGTGGAAGAGTGACGTAACTTTAAAATTAAGGGCCTCCACGGGAAGTACAGGTTCGGTTAATTTCTCTGCCGATCAGGCGATCACCAAATACAGTTATAATTCGGAGTACGAATACAACGGGTATTATGGTGCGCAATTGCTGGGCTATGGTAATCCGGCCCTGAAGTGGCAAAATACCATCCAGAATAATATAGGCGCCGATCTGGCGATGTTTAACAATTTCCTGGTCTGGAATATTGATGCCTACATTAAGCAAACCCAGAATCTATTGTTGCCTATTGATGTGGCTCCGTCTACAGGATTCTCCAGCTATACCGAGAACCTGGGTTCAATGGAGAATAAAGGGATGGACATGCGTTTGCGGTTCAATGTACTTCGCGGTCAGAATAACGCTTTAAACTGGAATTTTACTTTAGGTGCAGCAACGAATACGAACAAAATTAAAAAGCTTTCCAACGCATTGGAAGCTATGAATGAGGAAGCAAATTCAAAAGATAACGTGACAGGACCTAAACCCTTGCGCTCTTATCAGGCAGGCAGATCGCAAAGTGCCCTGATGGTAGTCGAGTCATTGGGTATTGATCCGATGACGGGTTATGAAATTTACAGAAAACTAAATGGAGACCTGACCTTTGTATACGACCCGAAGGACAAGATCATTGTAGGTGATATGAACCCTACATGGATGGGAACCTTCCAATCCAACCTCCTTTACAAAGGGCTTAATTTGTATTTTATTTTCGCTTATGAATACGGTGCCAAGATTTACAACTCTACATTGGCACAGAAAGTTGAGGGTTCAGACCCGCGGTTTAATGCCGATAGGCGTGTTTTATACGATAGATGGAAACAGCCGGGAGATAATGTGTTGTTCAAGAAAATTGACGACACCACACCGCCCTATCAAACTACGCGTCTGGTTCAGAAAAATGATTTCATCAGACTTCAGACCTTGTCTTTGTCATACGATCTGCCTAAAGGAAGTTTAGAGCACCTGAAGCTGGAGCGGGCCAGGATCATGTTGTCTACCAGTGACCTGTTTAGATTTTCGACCGTAAAAATGGAAAGAGGTACAAGCTTTCCATATGCGCAGACATTTACTGTTGGACTTAATTTGACCTTTTAA